Proteins co-encoded in one Bacillus paramycoides genomic window:
- a CDS encoding YktB family protein has product MTLQTFKSTDFEVFTVDGLEERMSAIKTNIHPKLEALGEQFATYLSKQTDENFFYHVAKHARRKVNPPNDTWVAFSTNKRGYKMLPHFQIGLWGTHAFVYFGLIYECPQKVETAHAFLEHLNDLKTNIPNDFVWSIDHTKPSVKLHKTLETEDLQKMIERLATVKKAELLVGIHISPEEFSAMTNEQFLAKIESTMQSLLPLYALCNR; this is encoded by the coding sequence ATGACACTACAAACATTCAAATCAACTGATTTTGAGGTCTTTACAGTTGATGGTCTCGAAGAACGAATGAGTGCAATTAAAACGAACATTCATCCTAAGCTAGAAGCTTTAGGGGAACAGTTTGCTACGTATTTATCCAAACAAACTGATGAGAACTTTTTTTACCATGTAGCAAAACATGCACGTCGTAAAGTCAATCCACCAAACGATACTTGGGTTGCTTTTTCAACAAATAAACGCGGATATAAAATGCTACCACATTTCCAAATTGGATTATGGGGTACTCATGCCTTCGTATACTTTGGTTTAATCTATGAGTGTCCACAAAAAGTGGAGACGGCTCACGCCTTCTTAGAACATTTAAATGATTTAAAAACAAATATTCCAAATGACTTCGTTTGGTCCATTGACCATACTAAACCAAGTGTAAAATTACATAAAACACTTGAAACAGAAGACTTACAAAAGATGATTGAACGTCTAGCTACTGTGAAAAAAGCAGAATTATTAGTTGGTATTCATATATCACCAGAGGAGTTTTCAGCAATGACCAACGAACAATTCCTTGCTAAGATTGAATCTACGATGCAATCACTCCTTCCTTTATATGCACTTTGTAATCGATAG
- a CDS encoding UPF0223 family protein yields the protein MEYQYPLDYDWSNEEMVAIVKFYEAIEKAYEKGIIREELMGLYRRFKEIVPSKAEEKKIDKEFQEVSGYSIYRAIQRAKETEEQKLVKM from the coding sequence ATGGAATATCAATATCCGTTAGATTATGATTGGTCAAATGAGGAAATGGTTGCAATTGTGAAGTTTTATGAAGCGATTGAGAAAGCATATGAAAAAGGCATTATAAGAGAAGAATTAATGGGATTATATCGTCGTTTTAAAGAGATTGTTCCATCGAAAGCAGAAGAAAAGAAAATTGATAAAGAATTTCAAGAAGTAAGTGGGTATTCTATATACCGTGCGATTCAAAGGGCTAAAGAAACCGAAGAACAAAAGCTTGTGAAAATGTAA